In Carassius carassius chromosome 5, fCarCar2.1, whole genome shotgun sequence, one genomic interval encodes:
- the LOC132140574 gene encoding E3 ubiquitin-protein ligase RNF43-like isoform X2, with protein MRVPVRRLAGLWPWLLMAASQVALGHTGLELAAAVESERSAPRAMIKVSLLKQEPTSRPITLEGVFAGGSTGYAEGKLMQSHPLSLCNTSEDDRQETFFISIVKLESPESKVPQCLPLLDKARLALQRGAQAVIFDITDDPGAAQELRDSGLLPRPVVLVKSSDAEELMGLVNKNEEAKVFIDIMMETQKWPHYDVGILLTVSLVVLAIIMIFALRFHCRSNRTWDSVHQQTLRAISRLETRTYSSQSCSGSQRSRGAPGSNSSSNSSPICAICLEEFMDGQELRIISCAHEFHKECVDPWLLQHRTCPLCMHNIMGSDLASRQPQRSQMPPPPPEHSQAFLLPHNYSNQHPYPQHQVPFSLRHHFPHNPSGPLPQLDNYGNSPPLHPRTLRCSPSRPLGASCAYHLAPDAHHGRLQRTGGHGFRTGHAAPRRSCHRCPGGPLRNSSGSRMHHVISPANHATHHHLPHGRGSHSRQDDGSASGGSYHTERSGYLADGPASDSSSGSCHGSSSDSVLNCTDISLQGVYGSWSTFRSSLSSDYDPFIYCGPGKAPRRGSIEATQRPRSLDSVVNRTGGGSTGDAGAIGLEEQQQQVAVFSHVHYHRHRHHYYEDGELSQGPGRGYDEDQGATSSAAAASGPCLITKDKDSSGCQVQVQSCHCPKTDLSSRRIEDRDLEPVTSSGASVILPSPPLTSPSPPCCHKGPGWMTGRKAAGCPMEVPSPVVHFHQSLDLQDDCSIHIHYGQGAGSYCCTPPPDMAPTLLPVPLILDSTGMTDWPCCSGAHVVWQKEVQQAHSEPQLLGPTSGMDRPLCRTHHGPGDELPMDICLHCQTLHNSQGSEEESGV; from the exons tctCATCCACTGTCTCTGTGTAACACCAGTGAAGATGACCGTCAGGAGACCTTCTTCATCAGCATCGTCAAACTCGAGAGTCCAGAGAGCAAAGTGCCGCAGTGCCTGCCGCTGCTGGATAAA gCTCGTCTGGCTCTTCAGAGAGGCGCTCAGGCAGTCATCTTTGACATCACAGATGATCCCGGAGCTGCTCAGGag CTGCGTGATTCAGGTTTGTTGCCTCGTCCAGTGGTGCTGGTGAAGTCATCAGATGCAGAAGAACTGATGGGACTCGTTAATAAAAATGAAGAAGCCAAGGTGTTCATAGATATCATGATGGAGACTCAAAAATGG CCTCATTATGATGTTGGCATCCTGTTGACTGTGTCTCTGGTTGTGTTGGCCATCATCATGATCTTTGCTCTACGCTTCCACTGCAGGTCCAACAGAACCTGG GACTCTGTGCACCAGCAGACCTTGCGTGCCATCAGCAGGTTGGAAACGCGCACATACAGTTCTCAGAGTTGCTCTGGCTCCCAGCGCTCTCGTGGGGCTCCAGGGTCAAACAGCAGCTCCAATTCCAGTCCAATCTGTGCCATCTGTCTTGAGGAATTCATGGATGGCCAG GAATTGAGAATCATCTCCTGTGCTCATGAGTTCCATAAGGAGTGTGTCGACCCCTGGCTCCTACAACACCGTACCTGCCCACTGTGCATGCACAACATCATGG GTTCAGATCTGGCATCCCGTCAGCCCCAAAGAAGTCAAATGCCACCCCCTCCACCTGAGCACAGTCAAGCCTTCCTCCTTCCCCATAACTATTCAAACCAACACCCTTATCCCCAGCACCAAGTTCCTTTTTCCCTGCGGCATCATTTCCCCCATAATCCCTCTGGACCTTTACCCCAATTGGACAACTATGGCAACTCTCCCCCTCTTCATCCACGGACTCTTCGTTGCTCTCCCAGCAGACCACTAGGTGCTAGCTGTGCGTACCACTTGGCTCCAGATGCCCATCATGGACGTCTGCAAAGGACAGGTGGGCACGGGTTTCGGACCGGGCATGCAGCTCCCAGAAGGTCGTGTCACCGGTGTCCTGGAGGACCTTTGCGGAACTCTTCGGGTTCTCGGATGCATCATGTGATATCGCCTGCAAACCATGCAACTCATCATCACCTGCCGCATGGAAGAGGCTCGCACAGTCGCCAGGATGACGGCAGCGCCTCAGGAGGGAGTTACCATACGGAGCGTAGCGGTTACCTTGCAGATGGACCAGCCAGTGATTCCAGCTCGGGATCGTGCCACGGCTCGTCCAGTGACTCCGTATTGAACTGTACGGACATCAGCCTGCAGGGTGTCTATGGCAGCTGGTCCACTTTTCGTAGCTCGCTCAGCAGCGATTACGACCCGTTTATCTACTGCGGACCAGGCAAAGCTCCACGCAGAGGGAGCATAGAGGCCACGCAAAGGCCTCGTTCCCTGGACTCTGTAGTGAACCGAACCGGTGGTGGAAGCACTGGTGATGCCGGTGCCATTGGCCTGGAAGAACAGCAGCAACAGGTGGCTGTGTTTAGTCACGTTCACTATCACAGGCATAGACACCACTATTACGAGGATGGGGAACTCAGTCAAGGGCCCGGCCGAGGCTATGACGAGGATCAAGGAGCCACGTCCTCAGCCGCAGCAGCAAGCGGGCCTTGTCTCATAACTAAAGACAAAGACTCCTCTGGGTGTCAGGTACAGGTACAATCTTGCCACTGCCCCAAAACAGACCTCAGTTCAAGGAGGATTGAGGATAGAGACCTGGAACCTGTTACCTCCTCAGGTGCCTCCGTAATCCTTCCCTCTCCTCCTTTAACCTCTCCGTCCCCACCCTGTTGCCACAAAGGCCCAGGGTGGATGACCGGTCGGAAAGCAGCTGGATGTCCAATGGAAGTGCCTTCGCCGGTTGTTCACTTTCATCAAAGCTTGGACCTTCAGGATGATTGTAGCATTCATATACATTACGGACAGGGAGCGGGaagctattgctgcacacctccgCCAGACATGGCCCCCACGCTACTGCCAGTGCCCCTGATCTTGGACTCGACGGGTATGACCGACTGGCCGTGCTGTAGTGGGGCACATGTGGTGTGGCAGAAGGAGGTGCAGCAGGCCCATTCAGAGCCTCAGCTCCTGGGACCCACTTCTGGAATGGACAGACCCCTTTGTAGGACCCATCATGGCCCAGGGGACGAACTTCCCATGGACATCTGTCTGCACTGCCAAACTCTACACAATAGTCAGG ggTCAGAGGAAGAGTCTGGTGTTTGA
- the LOC132140574 gene encoding E3 ubiquitin-protein ligase RNF43-like isoform X1, producing the protein MRVPVRRLAGLWPWLLMAASQVALGHTGLELAAAVESERSAPRAMIKVSLLKQEPTSRPITLEGVFAGGSTGYAEGKLMQSHPLSLCNTSEDDRQETFFISIVKLESPESKVPQCLPLLDKARLALQRGAQAVIFDITDDPGAAQELRDSGLLPRPVVLVKSSDAEELMGLVNKNEEAKVFIDIMMETQKWPHYDVGILLTVSLVVLAIIMIFALRFHCRSNRTWDSVHQQTLRAISRLETRTYSSQSCSGSQRSRGAPGSNSSSNSSPICAICLEEFMDGQELRIISCAHEFHKECVDPWLLQHRTCPLCMHNIMGKQPQGSDLASRQPQRSQMPPPPPEHSQAFLLPHNYSNQHPYPQHQVPFSLRHHFPHNPSGPLPQLDNYGNSPPLHPRTLRCSPSRPLGASCAYHLAPDAHHGRLQRTGGHGFRTGHAAPRRSCHRCPGGPLRNSSGSRMHHVISPANHATHHHLPHGRGSHSRQDDGSASGGSYHTERSGYLADGPASDSSSGSCHGSSSDSVLNCTDISLQGVYGSWSTFRSSLSSDYDPFIYCGPGKAPRRGSIEATQRPRSLDSVVNRTGGGSTGDAGAIGLEEQQQQVAVFSHVHYHRHRHHYYEDGELSQGPGRGYDEDQGATSSAAAASGPCLITKDKDSSGCQVQVQSCHCPKTDLSSRRIEDRDLEPVTSSGASVILPSPPLTSPSPPCCHKGPGWMTGRKAAGCPMEVPSPVVHFHQSLDLQDDCSIHIHYGQGAGSYCCTPPPDMAPTLLPVPLILDSTGMTDWPCCSGAHVVWQKEVQQAHSEPQLLGPTSGMDRPLCRTHHGPGDELPMDICLHCQTLHNSQGSEEESGV; encoded by the exons tctCATCCACTGTCTCTGTGTAACACCAGTGAAGATGACCGTCAGGAGACCTTCTTCATCAGCATCGTCAAACTCGAGAGTCCAGAGAGCAAAGTGCCGCAGTGCCTGCCGCTGCTGGATAAA gCTCGTCTGGCTCTTCAGAGAGGCGCTCAGGCAGTCATCTTTGACATCACAGATGATCCCGGAGCTGCTCAGGag CTGCGTGATTCAGGTTTGTTGCCTCGTCCAGTGGTGCTGGTGAAGTCATCAGATGCAGAAGAACTGATGGGACTCGTTAATAAAAATGAAGAAGCCAAGGTGTTCATAGATATCATGATGGAGACTCAAAAATGG CCTCATTATGATGTTGGCATCCTGTTGACTGTGTCTCTGGTTGTGTTGGCCATCATCATGATCTTTGCTCTACGCTTCCACTGCAGGTCCAACAGAACCTGG GACTCTGTGCACCAGCAGACCTTGCGTGCCATCAGCAGGTTGGAAACGCGCACATACAGTTCTCAGAGTTGCTCTGGCTCCCAGCGCTCTCGTGGGGCTCCAGGGTCAAACAGCAGCTCCAATTCCAGTCCAATCTGTGCCATCTGTCTTGAGGAATTCATGGATGGCCAG GAATTGAGAATCATCTCCTGTGCTCATGAGTTCCATAAGGAGTGTGTCGACCCCTGGCTCCTACAACACCGTACCTGCCCACTGTGCATGCACAACATCATGGGTAAACAGCCTCAGG GTTCAGATCTGGCATCCCGTCAGCCCCAAAGAAGTCAAATGCCACCCCCTCCACCTGAGCACAGTCAAGCCTTCCTCCTTCCCCATAACTATTCAAACCAACACCCTTATCCCCAGCACCAAGTTCCTTTTTCCCTGCGGCATCATTTCCCCCATAATCCCTCTGGACCTTTACCCCAATTGGACAACTATGGCAACTCTCCCCCTCTTCATCCACGGACTCTTCGTTGCTCTCCCAGCAGACCACTAGGTGCTAGCTGTGCGTACCACTTGGCTCCAGATGCCCATCATGGACGTCTGCAAAGGACAGGTGGGCACGGGTTTCGGACCGGGCATGCAGCTCCCAGAAGGTCGTGTCACCGGTGTCCTGGAGGACCTTTGCGGAACTCTTCGGGTTCTCGGATGCATCATGTGATATCGCCTGCAAACCATGCAACTCATCATCACCTGCCGCATGGAAGAGGCTCGCACAGTCGCCAGGATGACGGCAGCGCCTCAGGAGGGAGTTACCATACGGAGCGTAGCGGTTACCTTGCAGATGGACCAGCCAGTGATTCCAGCTCGGGATCGTGCCACGGCTCGTCCAGTGACTCCGTATTGAACTGTACGGACATCAGCCTGCAGGGTGTCTATGGCAGCTGGTCCACTTTTCGTAGCTCGCTCAGCAGCGATTACGACCCGTTTATCTACTGCGGACCAGGCAAAGCTCCACGCAGAGGGAGCATAGAGGCCACGCAAAGGCCTCGTTCCCTGGACTCTGTAGTGAACCGAACCGGTGGTGGAAGCACTGGTGATGCCGGTGCCATTGGCCTGGAAGAACAGCAGCAACAGGTGGCTGTGTTTAGTCACGTTCACTATCACAGGCATAGACACCACTATTACGAGGATGGGGAACTCAGTCAAGGGCCCGGCCGAGGCTATGACGAGGATCAAGGAGCCACGTCCTCAGCCGCAGCAGCAAGCGGGCCTTGTCTCATAACTAAAGACAAAGACTCCTCTGGGTGTCAGGTACAGGTACAATCTTGCCACTGCCCCAAAACAGACCTCAGTTCAAGGAGGATTGAGGATAGAGACCTGGAACCTGTTACCTCCTCAGGTGCCTCCGTAATCCTTCCCTCTCCTCCTTTAACCTCTCCGTCCCCACCCTGTTGCCACAAAGGCCCAGGGTGGATGACCGGTCGGAAAGCAGCTGGATGTCCAATGGAAGTGCCTTCGCCGGTTGTTCACTTTCATCAAAGCTTGGACCTTCAGGATGATTGTAGCATTCATATACATTACGGACAGGGAGCGGGaagctattgctgcacacctccgCCAGACATGGCCCCCACGCTACTGCCAGTGCCCCTGATCTTGGACTCGACGGGTATGACCGACTGGCCGTGCTGTAGTGGGGCACATGTGGTGTGGCAGAAGGAGGTGCAGCAGGCCCATTCAGAGCCTCAGCTCCTGGGACCCACTTCTGGAATGGACAGACCCCTTTGTAGGACCCATCATGGCCCAGGGGACGAACTTCCCATGGACATCTGTCTGCACTGCCAAACTCTACACAATAGTCAGG ggTCAGAGGAAGAGTCTGGTGTTTGA